The window ATGCCTCTTGGGCAATATATAGTATCTCCGGCTGTCACAAATTTGGTTTCATCTCCAATTGTAACCTTCAACTTTCCCTCAAGAACTCTGAAAAGTTCATCTTCATTAAAGTGGATGTGTTTTGGGATTCCAACTCCAGGCTCGTCAAACTGTTCTATTAACGTGAACTGTCCGTTTGTGTCAACGGATGTCATTTTAATTGTTTGATTATCTCCTAAGACATTCATTTTTCTACCTTGAGAGTTCTTAATTAAAACTGGTTTATTCATTTCATTTTTATTTATTTTGTTGCA of the Bacteroidota bacterium genome contains:
- a CDS encoding cupin domain-containing protein; amino-acid sequence: MNKPVLIKNSQGRKMNVLGDNQTIKMTSVDTNGQFTLIEQFDEPGVGIPKHIHFNEDELFRVLEGKLKVTIGDETKFVTAGDTIYCPRGIPHAWEVVGTEKAKTILMIFPAGLEVMFEELSRLSKGMSEIEKVIEITSKYNIHFV